The segment TAAGTAAAGGAAGACTCCTCACTATACAAATTGGCAACTTGCAGTGCTTTcggaacgtattcagaccccttgactttttccacattttgttacgttaaagccttctTCTAACATGGATTCAGTCAAAAAAATCCTCTTCaacctacacataataccccataatgacaaagggaaaacaggtttttagaaatgtttgcaaatgtattaaaaataaaaaaagataccTTATttgcgtaagtattcagaccctttgcttttaTACTTGAAATtgacctcaggtgcatcctgattccattgatcatccttgagatgtttctataacttgatggGAGCCCaactgtggtcaattcaattgattgatttggaaaggcacacacctgtctatataagattcCACAGTtgactgtcacgtcctgaccatagagagcctttattttctatggtggagtaaGTCAGGGCTTGACTGGGGGgtgttctagtttattatttctatgtggggttctaggtttaaTTTTatatgttggtgatttgtatgattcccaattagaggcagctggtattccttgtctctaattggggattaTATTTAAGTAGTgttgttcccacctgtgtttagtGGGATATTGAATTTTGTATTTTGAGTAAGTGTATGTAGCACCTCTGTATTCACGGTTTGTTGttcgtttcttgttttgtttaaaGTTTCACGTTtaataaattatgtggaactcaacatccgctgTTCCTTGGTCCTTTTCGACAAACGATCGTGAcattgacagtgaatgtcagagcaaaaaccaagccatgaggtcgaaggaattgcccgtagagctccgagacaggattgtgtcgaggcagagatctggggaagtgtaccaaagcATTTCTCTGGCATTGAAGGACCCTTCTGAAAGCTTGGCAGTGACAAaaatgacatttactcctgaggtgctgacctgttgccccctctacaaccactgtgattatttgttgaccctgctggtcatctatgaacgtttgaacatcttgaagaacaatctggccttaaatggccatgtactattataatctccacccggcacagccagaagaggactggccacccctcagagcctggttcctctctaggtttcttcctagggaggttttcctagccactgtgcttctacatctgcattgcttgctgtttggggttttaggctgggtttctgtatagcactttgtgacatctgctgatgtaaaaagggctttataaatacatttgattgatttaagaacacagtggcctccatcattctcaaatggaagaactttggaaccactaagacttttcctagagctggccgcataGCCaaacttggtcagggaggtgaccaagaacccgatggtcactctgacggaGCTCCAGagttgctctgtggagatgggagaaccttccagaagaacaactatctctgcagcactccaccaatcagaccttcatgctagttgccagacggaagccactcctcagtaaaaggcacatgacagcccacttggagttaaAGGACTCTgaccgtgagaaacaagattctctggtctgatgaaaccaagattgaattatttggcctgaatgccaagcgtcttcTCTGGGgttaacctggcaccatccctccatgaagcatggaggtgggagcatcaggctgtggggatgtttttcagtggcagagactgggagactagtcaggatctagggaaagaggaacagagcaaagtacatagagatccttgatgaaaacctgctccagagcgctcaggacctcagactggggcgaaggttcaccttccaacaggacaaccctaagcacatgtgaccaatgtgaaatggctagctagtttgcggtggtgcgcgctaataacgtttcgatcggtgacgtcactcgctccgAGACCTTGAaatagtggttccccttgctctgcaagggccgcggcttttgtggcgcgatgggtaacgatgcttcgtgagttactgtggttgatgtgtgcagagggtacctggttcaagcccaggttggggcgaggagagggacggaagctatactgttacacacacagccaaaacaacataggagtggctttgggattTCTcggaatatccttgagtggcccagccagagcccggacttgatcccaatcgaacatctctggagagtctctggagagacctgaaaatggccaTGCAGCgatgctcctcatccaacctgatagagcttgaggatctacagagaatgggagaaactcacccaatacaggtgtgccaagcgtgctgtaattgctgccaaaggtacatcaacaaagtactaaatacttatgtaaatgtaatatttccattttttatatttgcaaacatttctaaaaacctgtttttgctttgtcattatggggtattgtgtgtagattgatgagggggaggaacatattttagaataaggctaacgtaaatgtgtaaaaagtgaaggggtctgaatattttccaaatgcactgcatCTTTAGATTATAATATTGCAACATTATGCAATTGATTGATATGTGATTGGTCTAACAGGCCTTTCCCTCTCTAGTCCCATTCAGTGCACCCATTGATGCGCCTGTCACCAAAACTGTCCCAGAGGAGAAAGAAGCAGCTCCTGCTTTTGGTAAGAATCCTGTACCTTTTCAACTTGAATGGTTAGCAGAATAATATTATTGAAGCTCAAGTTTAGGAAACTGAAAAAGTTCCTTTGAGACGGTGTTATTCCCTATCAGCGATGCAGAGGACCACAGCCTGCCCATTGGGCACAGtcatcagttcaacatctagttatTCATTTAGTTTGTAGAGTTATCAAAAAACATGATTTCAATGtgaacaacaaaacatttcaccatgtcattggatttaggttaacaGTTTGGTGAAAGAGAACTCCATTACGTTTTGCAAATCCAATTAGTTTTCAAATGTACCAAAACTATAACTGAGGCTTTCACTCTTCCCTATTACACAGAAGCTCCGGGATCTCCCTGAAGGTGTGATGTAAAATTCCGACTGTGGAATAACTTGAAGGCAGACACCAGCAAGCTGCATACCCCTGAACACAAAATGGTGGACAGACAAAGCAGCATTCTCAGCTCTCGCTGGACTTGATATTTTTGAGAAATAAATTAAGATAAATGTGACTGCATTGCAGAATGTAAAGTGTCTTCCTGATTACCATAAATATGTTGTGATTTAAAATTAGGTGGCAATTACACATACAAGCATTATTAAGTACATCACTAGCAGAACAGTGAACATACACAAGAGTCAAATATAGCCAAAGCAGGCCTTCATGTGATGGTTACACAGATCACAGcgaacattttattttaaaaagctGTCAACTGTGATTATGGCATGGGTGAATGACTACTTAAATTTCATTTTACAATTAGATGTATACATTTAGATTGTCATATTATAAAACGTATATGCAAAAAAGGACAATATTCAACCAAAGGTTCGGTAGAAACCCTATGGAAGAGTCTGATTTAGGAAAATGATCACAAGAGATCCTTTAACCGGGAAGGCATAGAACCGACGGAGCCTCTCTGCGGTAAGCATAGGAAGAGGTGTGCATTTTAATACATCACCACAGGAGAAAGCCATCCCCATTCAGAGACCGTGGAGCATTAGATTCATGTTATTTGGAGGTTAGGGGGCTAGTTCTCTTCTGAGTCACTGTCTTTCCGTGTGGGGAGAGTGGATCGAATCGACGACATTAGCTTGTCTTCAATCTGCTTCTTGGGGTTTTCTTCCAGGTCTGTCTTGACAGCGCCAGATTCCGATAACCTCCACTCCAGCTCTGAGGATGATAGGATAGTTTAATATCTAAAAGATTGTCACTAATAAAACTGAGGGTGTTATGCTAGATTTCATATCATGCAACTAAAACCATCCTAACTTAGTATAACTAAAAAGTCCTTCTTGAGAGAGTATAGCTTACCTTCAACTCTAAGGTTCATGCCGCCGAAGACCAGAGGCCCGATGTACTGTGCCTTCATCTCTCCCTCGTGGTAGACAAAGACTGTGGGCAGGTTGCGGTCGGGGTAGTTGGGGATGCAGGTGGTGGAGATGGACTTGAGGAACTTGGTCTGGGGGAACTTCCTGGCCAGCTCTGATAGATGCTGGTTTATCAGGGTACACAGAGGTACTCTGGGAGGACGGAAGATTAGAACAGGACATAGAGAGAACAGATGTCACAATGAGTAAGTTAGTTAAATCAGATCATTTTGGTAGCTAGGTCTATTCAGAGCAAATTAAAATGGATCACTGTAAATCAGGCTTAGGCTAAATGAAAACCTTGAATCATGACTTTCAAATAAGGTCTCGGTCATCAATATTTTCACAATTTTCTAGTTTATCAGATCTTGTCAAAAATCAAACATCACTTTTTGAGAGCATGAATTGGTGTGCTCAACTGCAATCCTTTGAGGGTAGAGAATGGCAGAAGACTCACCCCTGTTTGTAGAGATGGAGCACAACCCAGATTCCCTCTCCAGCTTTGTTCACCTCCTTGATGTAGTCCTGCCCAGATATCTCCACTACTTCACCGAAGCAATTCTTTATCTGGGTGGCTTTCCATTCTGCAAGCCTCTTCTGTCTGGTAAGAGAGAAATGCAGAGGGTGTAAAGAACGGTAGGCTAATCAGAAAGATCCGTTTTAGGGTGCTGAAAAACATCTGCCCAATGGGGCAAACAATCACAGAACAGGGTCAACTTGCCCGATTGCTCAGCTCACATGCCCCAGGCAATAGGGCAGCCGTTCATTCTTATCAACCCCTGTTGTATGTACCATCTAAGTGATGCTTTAAAGAGATCACTGACCTGTACATCTCGATGGCGGCCTCGTCCTCTTCACTGAAGTCATCCTCGTTCTCATCCAGCTCGTCCAGAGTCATGCTCTCATAGGTTTTCACTGGTCACAAAACACGATATGCGTCACAAGTTTTTTTAAAGTACAATTTAAGCTATTAAAACAACTAACATATGTTGCTCTTAAATGTTGGCCAAGAATCAGCCTTCCTAAACCATGTCCTGTTAGTTAAGAATAACATCAAAATTTGTTTACCCTAGATCAGTTCAGTAGAAACTTAGTCCCATAGAAGTAGCCAACTAGAACTCGCCATCTCTTACCAACAGATGACTGCTCAAGAACTATCTGCTTCTCTAGAGCTTCCTCCTCAACCTCATCCTGAGTTCTCTCCTTGGGAGGAAGGACCCCCTTCTTTCTCAGGATGTCATTCCACTCTGTATCTGCATTAGGGTCCTGAGAAATAAGAGATCATGTTGGAATTTTATTGTAACTTGGCTGTTTGTCATTCTGTACCACCACAGAGTTAAAAACACAGTATTACTGCGAGAGAACATTGCCTAATGTTTAGCCATCTAGTTAGCCAACATTTACCTCTCCAACTGTAAgcattctgccttctccctacagttTAGTCATTAGTTTTGCTCCGGACTGGCTCATGTGAACTACAATCAGGACACTATGTTTTAACTATTAAAAACGTAAATCATCAGTGGCGATATAGCTTTCGAACCATGGCCCTTATCTTTAATTAGCGAGAAAAAAAAATAATTCTGATAAACTGCTACAGTAAAAGTGTATAATTTTTTTCACAGATCCATACTGCCAGAGATGCCTCCATCAGACGAAACTACATTTCCCGAGTTAGCTTACATACAGGTAGGTGTTCGACCACGCTAGATCACTAATTATCACAGATGGTCCGTGATTGTAAACAAGCGCTACAACATGGATATATCGCCACGTGGGAACAGTAACAGTGTATGTATTCATGTAACATTTTGGTTTTTATAAAATGAATTATCGCTGATATGATATGCATCCAAAACCGTACCGCAAGAGACGCGTTTTAATGTTCAGTTTGAGCGTTGGGACTCTTAACAAAACGCCCCTGTACAGAAGACACCTTCCTCCAACAATGACTTATGTAACGTTATAGTGGAACTGTCATGATCAATGGTTAAATAACGTTATGTGCCAATCGAGGTGGCTTGCGAACAGATAATCCTATTAATCGAAACATCGGATATGTCCTTCATAACTACGATCAGAGTTGTAGCTAGAAAAAGTTATCGAAGATTACCAACCTGCATTTTTTTTTAATCGTTCAAAACAGACGCTGAAAAGACCACTGCTCTTCCCAGACACTGAAATAGAAGGACCTCACCCATATTTATTCCGGAGTAAAACAAGATCTTTAATGTGACAAAACTTAAATACTCGTCAGATATCTCAAATATAGAAACGTTACAAAATAATTTATTTCTGAGGACAAATCTATTTTATCACCTgttttatatgtattattatcatAAACCTGGCTAGGGCAAGACATTCAAGGGACAATAATAAAGGTTGCACCAATATCCGGTTTAGGTCCTGTATGTCTATATTAGGAGTGGGAAAGCTGTACTACATTCCATGTGTGGCATCTGATTGAGACAACAGCTGCACCTGAAAATCACACTGCTGTGCTGTCAGTGTCTGGGTTGACCATAGATTTATGGGGGTTGCATAGAGGTCCAAACATGTCTGAAAATTGTTGGCTTGTTTTTTGGTGTGTAAATGTGCTTCAATATGATATCCTTATACTGTAtttgtttatttacatttacatttaagtcatttagcagacactcttatccagagcgacttacaaattggtgcattcaccttatgacatccagtagttTATTTTCAATGTAGTTATGATGACTATAGCAAGTATAGACAACTCATTTATGAATCATATACTTAGGTACATTTTCTACTGTGCAAATATATTTTCAAATCCTTTATTATGGATATGGTTATAAATCTTTATGTCAGTCTTGATCTTGTGAAACTCAATAAGATTGTTGCTCTAAAATATGATAATTTCCTTAATTTCAGTgttactctacacctgttgtttacgaagcatgtgacaaataacatttgatttgaataaatTATTTTATGATAGGGGCCTTTGACAACTCTGACCTCGTGTGTTTATTCTAATCAAATCAATCATATTTTAAAACAGACATCATAATGAAATCCTGTATTTGTTATTTGTTGATTACATGTCAAGCATGCATGTTGCAACCTCTATTTTACCACAGAAGTAGGCTATGGGGATGGGTATATATGTCCATATAGAACATTATGTAAATTGTTATattgtctagactctataggtACTTTATCATTGAAAAGCAAAGTGAGCATGTCACCAACATGGTATTTATGTCATTAAATTAATATGTGGTATGATCAAAGACTATGACAAATATTCTGTCATTGTAAGCATAATGCAGCATTGATATAATAGGTACTGTACCTCATCTACTGACGTATTTTTTGCACACATCAGACAGCATATGGCACATGACTAAACCCCTTTACTATGGGTAAACAATGTGTTTACAATCCAATTCTATTCCCAGGTTTAGTTTTGTATGATGTTCAATGAATAGGCTACTACTACATAATAACTATTCACAAAGCAAAGGGAC is part of the Oncorhynchus gorbuscha isolate QuinsamMale2020 ecotype Even-year linkage group LG09, OgorEven_v1.0, whole genome shotgun sequence genome and harbors:
- the LOC124042946 gene encoding phosducin-like protein 3, with protein sequence MQDPNADTEWNDILRKKGVLPPKERTQDEVEEEALEKQIVLEQSSVVKTYESMTLDELDENEDDFSEEDEAAIEMYRQKRLAEWKATQIKNCFGEVVEISGQDYIKEVNKAGEGIWVVLHLYKQGVPLCTLINQHLSELARKFPQTKFLKSISTTCIPNYPDRNLPTVFVYHEGEMKAQYIGPLVFGGMNLRVEELEWRLSESGAVKTDLEENPKKQIEDKLMSSIRSTLPTRKDSDSEEN